A genomic segment from Nitratiruptor sp. YY08-10 encodes:
- a CDS encoding enoyl-ACP reductase — translation MSKTLVISGGTRGIGRAIVERFAKEGVNVAFTYNSNEELANTLAKEISDKYGIKAKAYPLNILEPNEYKELFKKIDEDFERVDFFISNAIISGRPVVGGFGPFMRLKPKGLNNIYTATVLAFVVGAQEAAKRMEKVGGGVIISMSSTGNLVYTPNYAGHGSSKAAVETMVKYAAHELGEKNIRVNAVSGGPIDTDALRAFPNYEEVKAETVARSPLKRMGRPEDLAGACWFLCTDDASWITGQTIVVDGGTSFS, via the coding sequence ATGAGCAAAACACTTGTCATCAGCGGGGGAACACGAGGAATCGGACGAGCTATTGTTGAGAGATTTGCAAAAGAAGGAGTCAATGTCGCCTTTACCTATAACTCCAATGAAGAGCTTGCAAACACATTGGCAAAAGAGATAAGTGACAAATATGGCATCAAGGCAAAAGCGTACCCCCTCAATATTTTAGAACCAAACGAATATAAAGAGTTATTCAAAAAAATCGACGAAGATTTTGAAAGAGTCGATTTTTTTATATCCAACGCCATCATTTCTGGTCGACCTGTCGTCGGCGGTTTTGGACCCTTTATGCGCCTCAAACCAAAAGGACTGAACAATATCTATACTGCAACTGTTTTGGCCTTTGTTGTAGGCGCGCAAGAAGCTGCAAAAAGAATGGAAAAAGTTGGTGGTGGAGTGATAATCTCAATGAGTTCAACCGGAAACCTCGTCTATACTCCAAACTACGCCGGTCATGGCAGCAGTAAAGCAGCAGTCGAAACCATGGTCAAATATGCGGCCCATGAACTTGGTGAGAAAAATATCCGTGTCAATGCAGTCAGTGGCGGTCCAATAGACACGGATGCCTTAAGAGCTTTCCCAAACTATGAAGAGGTAAAAGCGGAAACTGTGGCAAGAAGTCCGCTTAAACGCATGGGAAGACCGGAAGATCTCGCAGGTGCTTGCTGGTTTTTGTGCACAGATGATGCCAGCTGGATTACGGGGCAAACAATCGTAGTGGATGGAGGAACAAGTTTCAGCTGA